The sequence TTCCGGGCAGGTCGAAGCAGACCCCGAAACGCTGGTTTATGCAGGCCACGCCGATGGTCTCAAACCCACCCTGACGGTCGAGGAAAACCTGACCTTCTGGGCGCGGGTCTTTTGCACTCCCGATATTGACCCCGCCATAGACGCCTTTCAGCTCGACGCCCTGCGCACCCGCCCCGCCGGGGCCCTGTCGGCAGGCCAGAAGCGTCGCCTCGGGCTGGCGCGCCTTCTTGTCACCGGGCGGCCCATCTGGATTCTGGACGAACCCACCGTGTCGCTGGATGTCGAGGCGGTGCAAATGTTCGCGGACACGATCCGCAGCCATCTGGGGCAGGGGGGCTCGGCGCTCATCGCCACCCATATCGACCTTGGCCTGCCCGATGCGCAAATCCTTGATGTCGGCCCCTTCCGCGCCCGCGCCATGGACCCCGAAGACTTTGACGAGGCTTTCCTGTGATCGCGCTGCTGACCCGAGATTTGAAACTCGCCATGCGCGCGGGCGGGGGCTTTGGCCTCGGCCTTGCGTTTTTCCTGATCGTGGTCACGCTGGTCCCCTTCGGCGTCGGCCCGCAATCCGAGCTTCTGGCCAAGATCGCGCCGGGTATCCTCTGGCTGGGTGCGCTTCTGGCCTGCCTGCTGTCGCTGGATCGCATCTTTGCACTGGATTGGGAGGACGGAAGCCTCGACCTGCTGGCCACCTCGCCCTTGCCGATGGAGGGCATCGTCACCGTCAAGGCGCTGGCCCATTGGCTGACCACCGGCCTGCCGCTGGTCCTTGCCGCGCCGCTGTTCGGCCTGCTGCTCAGCCTGCCCCCCGCAGGTTACGCTCCGCTTGTCCTGTCGTTGCTGCTGGGCACCCCGGCGCTCAGCGTGATCGGCACCTTCGGCGCGGCGCTCACCGTGGGCCTGAAACGCGGTGGCCTGCTTCTGTCGCTGCTTGTCCTGCCGCTTTACGTGCCCACATTGATCTTCGGGGCCGAGATGGCCCGCCGGGGTGTCGAGGGCCTTGAGACCACAACGCCGCTCCTGATGCTGGCCGGCATCACCTGCGGCACCATCGCGCTTTTGCCTTTCGCCTCCGCTGCGGTATTGAAGGTCAACCTGCGCTAGCCAACGGGAATGCCGATGAACCTGAATTCACTCTGGGAATATGCCAACCCCAAGAAATTCATCCAGACCACCGAAAAGGTGCTGCCCACCATTTCGGTGCTGGCGGTGCTCTGCCTCGTGGTGGGGTTGATCTGGGGGTTCTTCTTCACGCCCGAGGATTACCGTCAGGGCTCTACCGTCAAGATCATCTACCTGCACGTTCCCTCCGCGCTGATGGCGATCAACGCGTGGATCATGATGCTGGTCACCTCGCTGGTCTGGATCGTGCGCCGCCACCACGTCAGCGCACTGGCCGCCCGCGCCGCGGCCCCCGTGGGCGCGGTGATGACGGTGATCGCGCTGGCCACCGGCGCCATCTGGGGGCAGCCGATGTGGGGCACGTGGTGGGCCTGGGACCCACGCCTGACCTCTTTCCTGATCCTGTTCCTGTTCTATCTCGGCTATATCGCCCTGTGGGAAGCCATCGAGAATGACGATACCGCCGCCGATCTCACCTCGATCCTCTGCCTCGTGGGCTCGGTCTTTGCGCTGCTGTCGCGCTATGCCGTCAACTTCTGGAATCAGGGGTTGCATCAGGGCGCTTCGCTCAGCCTCGACAAGGAAGAGAACGTCGCCGACGTCTTCTATTACCCGCTGCTTGTCTCCATCGCGGGCTTCGTTCTGCTTTTCCTTGCGTTGGTTCTGCTGCGCACCCGTACCGAAATCCGCGCGCGCCGGATGCGCGCGCTTCTGGCCCGTGAACGGATGGGATAAGTGAAATGATGCCTGATCTTGGAAAATACGCCGAGGCGGTCCTGTCGTCTTATGCCGTTTCTCTCGCTTTGTTGATCGTGTTGGTCTGGCTCAGCCTGCGGCGCTCTGCCAAGGTGCGCAAACAGCTTGAGGACGTTGAACAGAAGGCCCGCAAACATGGCTAAACTCTCCCCCTTGATGATCGCGCCCCCGGCCATTTTCGCCGGTCTGGCCGCGCTTTTCTTCGTCGGGATGCTGCGTGAAAACCCCGATGAACTGCCCTCGACCATGACGGGCAAACCCGCGCCTGCGGTGCAGGTCACGCCACTGGGCGACAAGCCTGTCTTCACCGATGCGGATATCCGCTCGGGCGGGGTGAAACTCCTGAATTACTGGGCAAGCTGGTGTGCCCCCTGCCGGGTGGAACACCCCAAGCTGGAAGAGCTTGCCGATCAGGGCATCACCATCTACGGCGTGAACTACAAGGACAAGCCGGGCAACGCCTTGGGATTCCTGCAAGAACTGGGTGATCCCTATACCGCCATCGGCGCCGATGAAAACGGCCGCATGGCGCTGAACTGGGGGGTCTACGGCGTTCCCGAGACCTATGTGATCGACGGGCAGGGCAACATCGTGCTGCGTTTCGCCGGGCCGATCACCGATCGCGTTCTGGAAAACCAGATCATGCCAGCGATCGAAAAGGCCAAGGCCGGGGAATAACCTGAAGCGTTTCGCGAAACGCTTCAGTCATCACAATACTGACCCGACTGAGATGAGGGCAGGGGGCAGGCTTGGTCTTGGCCGCTGTCCCCCATGGCGCCCACGACCGCCAGTAAACTCAGGATCGCCGCTTGGAAGATGATCAATGCCGCGCGCATGTGCCTGCCTCTCGTTGTCTTGTTATAAGACCTATCTGGGCAGGACAGCCGCGGATTTTTAGGGGGAAGGTCCCGCGCGCGACATCACGGATGCGCGATGGGCGGAAATCGGATCATCTGCCACGCAAAACCGCGCCGGGGTTCATGATGCCCACGGGATCAAGGGCCGCCTTGATCGCCCGCATCGCCGACAGATGCGCCGGATCACCATAGCGTTCGAGGTCCTCCACCTTCAGCCGCCCGATACCATGCTCGGCACTGACCGAGCCTTCCATCTCATGCACCAAGTCATGCACCACGCGTTTGACCTCATCGCGCAAATCGAGGTGGTCCGCGCGGCTTTCCCCCGGGGCGGGGAAGACGTTGTAATGCAGGTTGCCATCCCCCAGATGCCCGAAACAGTTGATCCTGAACTCCCCCAACCGCGCGATATGGTCGGGGGCCGTCGCGATGAACTCGGGGATCGCGCTCATCGGCAAGGAAATGTCATGCGAACTGATCGACCCGATCAGGCGGTTGGC comes from Roseovarius bejariae and encodes:
- the ccmA gene encoding heme ABC exporter ATP-binding protein CcmA, with amino-acid sequence MGLNVSDLTIARGGIKVLEGIGLRLEPGQALVLRGPNGVGKTTLLRTIAGLQPPHSGQVEADPETLVYAGHADGLKPTLTVEENLTFWARVFCTPDIDPAIDAFQLDALRTRPAGALSAGQKRRLGLARLLVTGRPIWILDEPTVSLDVEAVQMFADTIRSHLGQGGSALIATHIDLGLPDAQILDVGPFRARAMDPEDFDEAFL
- the ccmD gene encoding heme exporter protein CcmD, giving the protein MMPDLGKYAEAVLSSYAVSLALLIVLVWLSLRRSAKVRKQLEDVEQKARKHG
- a CDS encoding heme ABC transporter permease, with amino-acid sequence MNLNSLWEYANPKKFIQTTEKVLPTISVLAVLCLVVGLIWGFFFTPEDYRQGSTVKIIYLHVPSALMAINAWIMMLVTSLVWIVRRHHVSALAARAAAPVGAVMTVIALATGAIWGQPMWGTWWAWDPRLTSFLILFLFYLGYIALWEAIENDDTAADLTSILCLVGSVFALLSRYAVNFWNQGLHQGASLSLDKEENVADVFYYPLLVSIAGFVLLFLALVLLRTRTEIRARRMRALLARERMG
- the ccmB gene encoding heme exporter protein CcmB, with the translated sequence MIALLTRDLKLAMRAGGGFGLGLAFFLIVVTLVPFGVGPQSELLAKIAPGILWLGALLACLLSLDRIFALDWEDGSLDLLATSPLPMEGIVTVKALAHWLTTGLPLVLAAPLFGLLLSLPPAGYAPLVLSLLLGTPALSVIGTFGAALTVGLKRGGLLLSLLVLPLYVPTLIFGAEMARRGVEGLETTTPLLMLAGITCGTIALLPFASAAVLKVNLR
- a CDS encoding DsbE family thiol:disulfide interchange protein gives rise to the protein MAKLSPLMIAPPAIFAGLAALFFVGMLRENPDELPSTMTGKPAPAVQVTPLGDKPVFTDADIRSGGVKLLNYWASWCAPCRVEHPKLEELADQGITIYGVNYKDKPGNALGFLQELGDPYTAIGADENGRMALNWGVYGVPETYVIDGQGNIVLRFAGPITDRVLENQIMPAIEKAKAGE